Proteins from one Capricornis sumatraensis isolate serow.1 chromosome 2, serow.2, whole genome shotgun sequence genomic window:
- the PASK gene encoding PAS domain-containing serine/threonine-protein kinase → MEDGGSTASVEDHQGPGGGPSLPVPPEGPTAPAALEPGKSGSSAHRHVSRRTGLSKLCQSRMALSEERWSSYCLSSLAAQNICTSKLHCSAAPGQADLTGSLGSTSCCSLLRAWSSGWSTLLLPAPVCNPNKAVFTVDAKTTEILVANDRACRLLGHSSHDLIGQKLTQFFLKPDPDVVQALSEEHVEADGHAAVAFGSVVDIVSRSGERTPVSVWMKRVKQERSLCCVVMLEPVERVSAWVAFRSDGTVTSCDGLFAHLHGFASGEEVVGQRITDLIPSLQLPAPGEHVPTHLKIQRSVGRARDGATFPVSLKLKSQPGSKEAADGEVAPSGGYSASVWVFSTISGLITLLPDGTIYGINHSFALMLFGYGRAELLGKNITFLIPGFYHQMDLAYDSSLPLRDLASCLDAGSQSGPGVSRGDEPAGTAQGLHPRVLSPEGESVERPGLGGNTSGFNTVSEGTYDCVVSDGTQRVELLGAVSSEGPRPGWEPGLHCGHPKVDTETPKPAESQDTCPTAPGGSLPACPLAPPAPRGKSIPGGSRSPPERPRDVPEGGPSARSGPSSPEGQQRSVSEQEQPATAEHLSRGLQRGSQSELGDTKLSASQEDSEAAIPGADRNSGGETHGPCQEARAEWGSASGSDQGPDMATAVPHTEGRLAGQGPQGEQSALPGSPRLAPSSPGTLQLLSSTPPLDEPWLEARQDREELHTCLIKEQLSASSLAGPWGVSYAELVLMGQPPLSAPASLSDLRATEPWGGRSGSSSACYALATDLPGALEAVEVPEASENSFSWNLKELVFRDWTDRTSSNCSCATSELGGTPSPSLVGSDADVGVLHRQRSDVLDDRELLLLTGTCVDLRGGRRFRESRLGLEETEPSQTCLVSSEHQDANGRDSPSCVLPVLAAGPEDECPLEAPGLSLHVTSTPVRAEGPGPAPLRAADLQPEIQEGTYAGSCYHRDGSQLSVQFEVRRVELQGPATLFCCWLVKDLLRTRLLLASLPSSAHSTCELPTASLGEVLGTKPWFEEPPKAVEPEGLAACEGAYSLKYSTLSPVGSGAFGFVWTAVDKEANKEVVVKFIKKEKVLEDCWIEDPKLGKVTLEIAILCKVEHANIIKVLDVFENQGFFQLVMEKHGSGLDLFAFIDRHPSLDEPLASYIFRQLVAAVVYLRSESIVHRDIKDENIVIAEDFSIKLIDFGSAAYLERGKLFYTFCGTIEYCAPEVLMGNPYRGPELEMWSMGVTLYTLIFEENPFCELEETMEAAINPPYLVSEDLMNLMSGLLQPVPEQRTTLEELVTDPWVTQPVNLADYTWEEVCRLNKSDSRALSTVGLELDGRSPRAPPALVQQGGTQSAG, encoded by the exons ATGGAGGACGGGGGTTCGACGGCCTCCGTGGAGGACCACCAGGGCCCGGGCGGGGGCCCCTCCCTGCCGGTGCCCCCGGAGGGCCCCACCGCGCCCGCTGCCTTGGAGCCCGGCAAGTCCGGGTCCTCAGCCCACAGACACGTGAGCAGGAGGACCGGGCTATCGAAGCTCTGCCAGAGCCGCATGGCGCTGTCAG aggagaggtggagcTCCTACTGCCTGTCATCACTGGCCGCCCAGAACATCTGCACGAGCAAGTTGCACTGCTCGGCCGCGCCCGGGCAGGCGGACCTCACGGGGTCCCTGGGCAGCACGTCCTGCTGCTCCCTGCTGCGGGCCTGGTCCTCGGGGTGGTCCACGCTGCTGCTCCCAGCCCCCGTGTGCAACCCCAACAAGGCCGTGTTCACCGTGGACGCCAAGACCACAGAG ATCCTGGTGGCCAACGACAGGGCCTGCCGGCTCCTGGGCCACAGCAGCCACGACCTCATCGGGCAGAAGCTCACGCAGTTCTTTCTGAAGCCGGACCCCGACGTGGTGCAGGCCCTCAGTGAGGAGCACGTGGAGGCCGACGGGCACGCCGCCGTCGCGTTCGGCTCCGTG GTGGACATTGTGAGCCGCAGCGGGGAGAGGACCCCGGTCTCCGTGTGGATGAAGAGGGTGAAGCAGGAGCGCAGCCTCTGCTGTGTGGTCATGCTGGAGCCCGTGGAGCGGGTCTCAGCCTGGGTGGCATTCCGGAGCGAC GGCACCGTGACGTCCTGCGACGGGCTCTTCGCACACCTGCATGGCTTTGCGTCTGGAGAGGAGGTGGTTGGGCAGCGCATCACAGACCTCATCCCTTCCCTGCAGCTCCCCGCTCCTGGCGAGCACGTCCCCACG CACCTCAAGATTCAGAGGTCCGTTGGAAGAGCCAGGGATGGCGCCACCTTCCCTGTGAGCCTGAAGCTGAAGTCCCAGCCTGGCAGCAAGGAGGCTGCAGATGGCGAGGTGGCCCCCAGCGGGGGCTACTCAGCGTCCGTCTGGGTGTTCTCCACCATCAGCGGGCTCATCACGCTCCTGCCGGACGGGACCATCTACGGCATCAACCACAGCTTTGCCCTCATGCTGTTTGGTTACGGAAGGGCTGAGCTCCTGGGCAAG AACATCACCTTTCTGATTCCCGGTTTCTACCACCAAATGGACCTTGCCTACGACAGCTCCTTACCTCTGCGGGACCTGGCCAGCTGCCTGGACGCTGGCAGCCAGAGTGGGCCTGGGGTCAGCAGGGGAGACGAGCCTGCCGGCACAGCCCAGG GCCTGCACCCACGGGTGCTGTCACCTGAGGGCGAGTCGGTGGAAAGACCTGGACTTGGAGGAAACACCAGTGGGTTTAATACAGTCAGTGAGGGGACCTATGACTGTGTGGTGTCGGACGGGAC TCAGAGAGTGGAGCTCCTGGGGGCTGTCAGCAGTGAGGGGCCCAGGCCTGGCTGGGAGCCAGGGCTGCACTGTGGGC ATCCAAAGGTGGACACCGAGACCCCAAAGCCAGCAGAGAGCCAGGACACATGCCCCACGGCCCCCGGGGGCTCCCTCCCCGCCTGCCCGCTGGCGCCGCCCGCTCCCAG GGGGAAAAGCATCCCAGGAGGAAGCCGGTCACCGCCCGAGCGCCCGCGAGATGTGCCTGAGGGAGGCCCATCCGCCCGCAGTGGCCCATCGTCACCCGAGGGCCAGCAGCGCTCCGTCTCAGAGCAAGAGCAGCCAGCGACAGCGGAGCACCTCAGCCGGGGCCTTCAGCGGGGGAGTCAATCCGAGCTGGGGGACACGAAGCTGTCTGCTTCCCAGGAAGACTCAGAAGCTGCCATCCCCGGTGCAGACAGGAATAGTGGGGGCGAGACGCACGGCCCGTGTCAGGAGGCACGGGCGGAGTGGGGCAGCGCCAGCGGTTCAGACCAGGGCCCTGACATGGCCACGGCCGTGCCCCACACCGAGGGTCGTCTGGCTGGGCAGGGCCCCCAGGGGGAGCAGAGCGCACTGCCAGGAAGCCCGCGCTTGGCCCCCAGTTCCCCGGGGACGCTGCAGCTCTTGTCCTCGACGCCGCCTTTGGACGAGCCCTGGCTGGAGGCGCGGCAGGACAGAGAGGAGCTGCATACGTGCCTGATAAAGGAGCAGCTGTCCGCCTCGAGCCTCGCGGGGCCTTGGGGCGTCTCCTACGCTGAGCTGGTCCTGATGGGGCAGCCCCCGCTCTCTGCCCCTGCGTCCTTGTCGGACCTGAGAGCCACAGAACCATGGGGCGGCCGCTCGGGCAGCTCCTCGGCCTGCTATGCCCTGGCCACCGACCTGCCCGGCGCCCTGGAGGCTGTGGAGGTCCCAGAGGCTAGCGAGAATTCGTTTTCCTGGAACCTCAAGGAGCTTGTTTTCAGGGACTGGACAGACCGAACTTCTTCTAACTGTTCGTGCGCCACGTCTGAACTCGGGGGCACACCCTCACCTTCGCTGGTGGGCTCGGACGCAGACGTGGGTGTCCTGCACAGGCAGCGGTCAGATGTGCTGGACGAccgggagctgctgctgctgaccgGCACCTGTGTTGATCTGCGTGGGGGCCGACGCTTCCGTGAGAGCCGCCTGGGCCTGGAGGAGACAGAGCCGTCCCAGACCTGTCTGGTGTCCTCCGAGCACCAGGATGCGAATGGCCGCGACAGCCCGAGCTGTGTACTCCCCGTGCTGGCAGCCGGCCCTGAGGATGAGTGCCCACTGGAGGCACCTGGGCTGAGCCTCCACGTCACCTCCACGCCCGTGAGAGCTGAGGGCCCCGGCCCTGCACCCCTCAGGGCGGCCGACCTGCAGCCGGAGATCCAGGAGGGCACCTACGCGGGGAGCTGCTACCACCGCGACGGCTCGCAGCTGA GTGTGCAGTTCGAGGTGCGGCGTGTGGAGCTCCAGGGCCCGGCCACCCTCTTCTGCTGCTGGCTGGTGAAGGACCTGCTGCGCACCCGCCTGCTGCTGGCCAGCCTGCCTAGCTCTGCCCACTCCACCTGCGAGCTGCCCACGGCCAGCCTGGGCGAG GTGCTTGGAACCAAGCCCTGGTTTGAGGAGCCCCCCAAGGCCGTGGAGCCAGAGGGGCTGGCGGCCTGCGAGGGGGCGTACTCTCTCAAGTACAGCACGCTCAGCCCGGTCGGCAGCGGGGCCTTTGGCTTCGTGTGGACGGCGGTGGACAAGGAGGCGAATAAGGAG GTGGTGGTGAAGTTTATTAAGAAGGAAAAGGTTTTGGAGGACTGTTGGATTGAGGACCCCAAGCTTGGGAAGGTCACTTTAGAGATAGCCATCCTGTGCAAGGTGGAGCATGCCAACATCATCAAG GTGCTGGACGTGTTTGAGAACCAAGGCTTCTTTCAGCTGGTAATGGAAAAGCACGGCTCTGGCCTGGACCTGTTTGCATTCATTGACCGCCATCCCAGCCTCGATGAGCCCCTGGCAAGCTACATCTTTCGACAG CTGGTGGCGGCCGTGGTGTACCTGCGCTCCGAGAGCATCGTCCACCGGGACATCAAGGACGAGAACATTGTCATTGCCGAGGACTTCTCCATCAAGCTCATCGACTTCGGCTCGGCCGCCTACCTGGAGCGGGGCAAGCTCTTCTACACCTTCTGCGGGACGATCGAGTACTGCGCGCCCGAGGTCCTCATGGGGAACCC GTACCGGGGGCCAGAGCTGGAGAtgtggtccatgggggtcacgcTGTACACACTGATCTTCGAGGAGAACCCCTTCTGCGAGCTGGAGGAGACCATGGAGGCTGCGATAAACCCCCCATATCTGGTCTCGGAAG ACCTCATGAACCTCATGTCTGGGCTGCTACAGCCTGTGCCCGAGCAGCGCACCACCTTGGAGGAGCTGGTGACAGACCCCTGGGTGACACAGCCCGTGAACCTGGCGGACTACACCTGGGAGGAGGTGTGTCGGCTAAACAAGTCAG ACAGCAGAGCTCTGTCCACCGTCGGTCTGGAGCTGGACGGCAGGAGCCCCAGAGCCCCACCGGCCCTTGTGCAGCAGGGCGGGACCCAGAGCGCCGGCTGA
- the MTERF4 gene encoding transcription termination factor 4, mitochondrial produces MAALLRQVFDWRRLTPLTWALLTRQTLQPGGQKRTTAFLLRKLMTVSNGGGLEESSFVKPQECAQKPEHRTGLIQRLLEKQKTPVLQEKFVSSLLDMGFSDVHVNELLSIQPGTHPQQMLDIISELILLGLNPEPVCVALKKSPQLLKLPVMQMKKRSSYLRKLGLGEGKLKRMLYCCPDVFTMRQRDIEGIVGVLKEKCLFTVKQVTEILHRCPYVLREDPGELEYKFQYAYFRMGIKHVDIVKTDLLQYPVTKTKQRHVFLERLGRYQTPDKKGQTQVPNPLLKDILRVSEAEFLARTAVSSAEEFEVFKKLLAREEEESEGCVADEESPDEEEEGQEEGQEL; encoded by the exons ATGGCGGCGCTGCTTCGGCAG GTCTTTGATTGGCGCCGCCTGACCCCCCTTACCTGGGCCCTCCTCACTAGGCAGACTCTTCAGCCTGGAGGACAGAAAAGGACGACTGCTTTTTTGTTGCGTAAACTAATGACAGTCTCAAATGGAGGGGGCCTTGAGGAGTCATCCTTTGTCAAACCCCAAGAATGTGCGCAGAAACCAGAGCACAGAACAGGGCTGATTCAGCGCCTCCTCGAGAAGCAGAAAACTCCTGTGTTGCAAGAGAAGTTTGTCAGTTCCCTCCTGGACATGGGTTTTAGTGATGTCCATGTTAATGAACTGCTCAGCATACAGCCAGGTACTCACCCTCAACAGATGCTGGACATCATTTCAGAATTAATACTTTTGGGTTTGAATCCAGAGCCTGTGTGTGTGGCCTTGAAGAAAAGTCCTCAGTTATTGAAACTGCCTGTGATGCAAATGAAGAAGCGCTCCAGTTACCTGCGAAAGCTGGGCCTTGGAGAAG GGAAATTAAAGAGGATGCTTTACTGTTGCCCTGACGTCTTCACCATGCGTCAGCGGGACATCGAAGGCATCGTTGGGGTCCTTAAGGAGAAGTGCCTTTTCACTGTAAAGCAAGTCACCGAGATTTTGCACAGGTGCCCATATGTTCTTCGGGAGGACCCTGGTGAGCTGGAGTACAAGTTTCAG TATGCCTATTTCAGGATGGGGATTAAACACGTGGACATCGTGAAGACGGACTTGCTGCAGTACCCCGTGACCAAGACCAAGCAGAGGCATGTGTTCTTGGAGCGACTGGGCCGGTACCAGACCCCTGACAAGAAGGGGCAGACACAGGTCCCCAACCCTTTACTGAAGGACATCCTCAGAGTTTCAGAAGCTGAGTTTCTGGCCAGAACAGCGGTTTCTTCTGCTGAGGAGTTTGAGGTTTTTAAGAAACTGTTGGCCCGGGAGGAAGAGGAGTCTGAGGGCTGCGTGGCTGACGAGGAGAGTCcggacgaggaggaggaggggcaggaggaggggcaggagctgTGA